A genomic region of Arachis stenosperma cultivar V10309 chromosome 9, arast.V10309.gnm1.PFL2, whole genome shotgun sequence contains the following coding sequences:
- the LOC130947393 gene encoding uncharacterized protein LOC130947393 isoform X1 — protein sequence MFVVTRTNKKGETDSGTQETIEHLQNLKQAGYSDDEALQTVFGKERHGRVRFYGRSVTKSSLKKDKQIRQMQQQHAEVVSTMERNQNNLTSKLDGLTSLIKTVLQQVNPGMSAEQVQVMIEAAQQSSPDASSAPNDARRSIPPSLGSNHVSKDMEQEDMM from the exons ATGTTTGTTGTAACTCGTACTAACAAGAAAGGAGAAACTGACTCGGGAACACAAGAGACGATT GAACATCTTCAAAATTTGAAGCAAGCTGGATACAGTGATGATGAAGCGCTTCAAACGGTGTTTGGAAAGGAGAGACATGGTAGGGTTCGTTTCTATGGTCGATCAGTCACAAAATCCTCTCTTAAAAAGGATAAGCAAATCCGACAAATGCAACAACAACATGCTGAAGTGGTTTCAACTATGGAAAGAAATCAAAATAACTTGACTTCCAAGTTGGATGGTTTAACAAGCTTGATCAAAACGGTGTTGCAACAAGTTAATCCTGGTATGAGTGCGGAACAAGTGCAAGTAATGATAGAAGCTGCCCAACAATCTTCGCCTGATGCAAGTAGTGCACCAAATGATGCGAGGCGAAGCATTCCTCCTTCACTGGGATCGAACCATGTGTCAAAAGATATGGAA CAGGAGGATATGATGTGA
- the LOC130947393 gene encoding uncharacterized protein LOC130947393 isoform X2 → MFVVTRTNKKGETDSGTQETIEHLQNLKQAGYSDDEALQTVFGKERHGRVRFYGRSVTKSSLKKDKQIRQMQQQHAEVVSTMERNQNNLTSKLDGLTSLIKTVLQQVNPGMSAEQVQVMIEAAQQSSPDASSAPNDARRSIPPSLGSNHVSKDMEEDMM, encoded by the exons ATGTTTGTTGTAACTCGTACTAACAAGAAAGGAGAAACTGACTCGGGAACACAAGAGACGATT GAACATCTTCAAAATTTGAAGCAAGCTGGATACAGTGATGATGAAGCGCTTCAAACGGTGTTTGGAAAGGAGAGACATGGTAGGGTTCGTTTCTATGGTCGATCAGTCACAAAATCCTCTCTTAAAAAGGATAAGCAAATCCGACAAATGCAACAACAACATGCTGAAGTGGTTTCAACTATGGAAAGAAATCAAAATAACTTGACTTCCAAGTTGGATGGTTTAACAAGCTTGATCAAAACGGTGTTGCAACAAGTTAATCCTGGTATGAGTGCGGAACAAGTGCAAGTAATGATAGAAGCTGCCCAACAATCTTCGCCTGATGCAAGTAGTGCACCAAATGATGCGAGGCGAAGCATTCCTCCTTCACTGGGATCGAACCATGTGTCAAAAGATATGGAA GAGGATATGATGTGA